aagcttaattcctgctcgtcctcgagtaggtaaatgtaaaaaagataatttttgatgtggaatgctacctagcataatcttaatcatgtaatctaatcatggcatgaatattaagacacgagaattcaaggcaatagtctatcatttgacataaaaacaacaatagttcgggcatcccaacaagcaatcatgtctttcaaaatatcaatgcttcagaacgttatccctagctacaaaatcatatagtcttttatgctcccttttcttaacacaaggtacccctcatgctcatcccggtgtcagccaagcaattggttcatactttttaacacgcttcagctttttcaaccctcacacaatacatgagcgcaagccatggatatagcactataggtggaatagagtatgatggtggaggtttgtggagaagacaaaaagggagaaagtctcacatcgacgcggctaatcaatgggttatggagatgtccatcaattgacgtcaatgcaaggagtagggattgccatgcaacggatgcactaagagctataaatgtatgaaagctcaaactgaaactaagtgggtgtgcatccaacttgcttgctcatgaagacctcgggcatttgaggaagcccatcatcgaaatatacaagccaagttctataatgaaaattcccaatagtatatgaaagtgataactcaagacactctctatatgaagaaggtgctattttgaagcacaagtgtggtaaaaggatagtaacattgccccttctatctttttctctcatttttttgattttattattttttttatttttttggtggtttCTTTgaccttcttttttttatttgggcttctttggcctcttttatttttcataaagtccggagactcatcccgacttgtgggggaatcatagtcttcatcatccttttctcactggggcaattctctaataatgatcatcacacttttatttacttacaactcaatattaaaactcgatactagaacaataatatgactctatatgactgtctctggcggtgtaccgggatgtgcaatgatctagtgtagcaatggcatcaaaaaacggacaagccatgaaaacatcatgctagctatcttacgatcatgcaaagtaatatgacaatgaatgctcaagtcatgtatatgaggatgagtggaagttgcatgacaatatattttggaatggctatggaaataccataataggtaggtatggtggctgttttgagtaagatataaggaggcttatgtgtgatatagtgtatcgtatcacgtggtttggatgcacccgcgaagtttgcaccaactctcgaggtgagaaaagcaatgcacggtaccgaagcggctagcaatgatggaagggtaagagtgcgtataatccatggactcacattggtcataaagaactcgtatacttattgcaaaagtttattagtcctcgaagcaaagtactactccctccattcctaaatataagtcttttttacagaatccactatggactacatacgaagcaaaatgagtgaatctacactctaaaatatgtctatgtacatccgtacgtagtttgtagtggaatctctaaaaaaaacctacatttaagaacggaggaagtactacgcatgctcctagggggaggttTGCAGGTGGGCGAGAGACCCGCTCGGTATGTGGAAGGAGTTGTTTTTTTCCGACAAATTCTGAATTTTATTAACTTAAAATGAAGTATCAAGAGGATACAAACGTAGTGAGCACACATCCGACAGAATGATGGATTTTATCTCTACTATTTAAAAAGAACGTAACGTTCCCATTTCATCTTCCTTTTCAtcaccccttcgtccaacctttcATGTATATGATAACCAATCACCTTAATTTAATTACCTTCTGAACCAATTCTACTTTAATTTACTTATCAAACTTATAATCAAAATATAATGTAATTCACGGACAGAATTTGATGTATACTCCTTCCGTAAagcagtgatctaaacgctcttatctTAGTTTACAGAGGAGGTATTTTATTGAAGAAAAAAAAACAGTAGAAGCAGGTCGCAAGAAGCGAAGTATCGCTGGCTCGCATCACGGCTTACGCGACGCACACAGACCCCTCCTGCAAGCAAAACAAGGCGGCACACGCGTCGACACGGCTCCGCCTCCGCTCCGGCATATGCTTTCTTCCCGATCCTCCATCCTTCCAGATTTACTTTACTTTACTGGCTGTTTGccttgcccccctcccccctccccacgACTCAAATCGATCCCCTTCCCCTTCCCCGAATCCCCaaatccgcccgccgccgccgtaaAACCTTCTCCCCGCCGCCGCGGAGAGATGGTGCTGTGGGAGATCACCGCCATCACCGCCTACTTCCTCGGCCTCCGCCGCACCTACCGCCTCGCGCTCCGCGGCCAGCGCCGCCTCATCGGGCCCAACCACCCCAGGCTCCGCGACTTCGTCTACAGGTACCAAATCGCCGCCCCCTCCTTCCTACTCTCTTCTACGAGGGCGAGGGGCCCGATTCACGACGGCCTTCTTCGCCCCCGGGCGTCTCCTTCGGCTTATTAGTTATTAGCCAGCCTCGTGCCGCGTCCGGCCCCCTCGCTGGCTGACTGGTCGTGCTCTCATGTCCTGCCGCGCCGTGCCTTATCGACCAATGCTTTGCTCCTGCGTAGCGTGGGCGTCCGGTGAACCGTGTGCTGTAGCAATGGGTACAGCGTCAGAACAAAGAGTTGGCTTCAGATTAGGGGAAGAAGCTTGGGCTGAATGAAATCTGCGCTAAAGCTGCCGCTCTGTGCTGCTACACGGCCCCTACTAGCCTCATAGGATGAAACAGAACAATGAATAGTTGATTGATGTGCAAGCTGTCCAACATAAGGTCTCGACATAGAAAGATAGGCAGGCGTTCCTGCTATCTGATTGTTAGAGAGCACAAGTGATAAGTGTTGTGTTGGGGAGTTCGCTGCTGTGTGCTAAACTTGTAGCCGGGAGGTTTCATCTTTTACTGCCCCGGCATTTCTAGCTTTAGGCGGACATTATTTGAAAATGTAAAGCATTCTGTAGGAGCATTATACTTTTGAGGTGCCGCTCATTTGGAGTTCGGGAAAGTCTTAACACACCTCAACTTGCATACAGTCTTGAGTTCATTTGCCTGGTTACTCTGTGTTGTTTGGGTTACCTACTTAGCTTAGATTACTTTTGAAACATAAACATAACAGGCAACACTGTGTAGCTTTTCTACGTGTTTGAATTGCATGAGACTCATTTCACCTTGCTGCAAATAGTTGATATTGTTTGCGTCTAGTTTACTTTGTTCTCTCTGAATGTTTGCGTCCAGATCGATATTGTCGCATTCCCTTCCTCGCATACCATCCATTATCCTGTGTAGGATTCAGCCCTCGTATGAAAACCTTAATTTCAGTATGTGATATTATGATTACCTGACTTCATGTTTGACTCTCGTGTCATGTCCTGTACTGGTTTGTAAACCAGGTGCTGTCTGCTGTGTTAAATCTGGTCATAGTTGTCTGTAAGAATCCAGATAGGCAGTCCTAGTGATGACTACTTGTCATCAATACCCAAGATGGGATATTCTTACTGAAATCATCAGTGCATTCTTGGGACCAAATAATGGTTATGTCAATTTTCGACGCTAGCCAGCAATCAAGATTGATTTGACCCTTCTCTTCTCCATGTTATGCAGGCGGACACGTTCTATATTCGACGTCGCAGTCTCAGTGCACAAGAACATTCAGGAGAGGGACTTGGAAGTTGGTCGGAACGTCGGAAACGCGGTCCTTCGCTGGCTCGACCGCATGAAGCCATCAGCACAGATCCGGCCCCACCCTCCAGGCCCGCCAGGCGGCCCCCCGGAGCAACTCAGGCACCTTTCGACCATGAATAAGGCCGCAGGAGCTCAGAAGCCCGCCTCCAAGACCTCGACGCACGACTCGAGTGGCAAGATGCTGTTCTCACCCCTGAACATCCGGCCTAAGTCCTTCCCTATCCTCCCCACGATGATGCAGTCCACGAGGATCAGCGTGAGCAACCAGTGCAGGCGCCTCTCCAGCTCGCCGTTCCCGTCCGTCACCGCCAGGAGGAAGGACATGATGGATGGCGTCTTCCGGAAGGACATCGCCCAGCTAATGGTGTAAGGGATGTCTGTAGGTAGCCGTACTGCTTTCTGTGACTCTGAATATTGTTTACTCGACTGGAATTTGGACTGGAGCAGAACCTATCACTAGCCCTGTAATAATGGTAGAGTGCTGAACATAATCGCTGTTGCTCCGCCTGTTTTTGGCCAATATACATTTTCTAACAAATCATCATACGATGAGACTTGGATATACCGCATGATTTCATTTTCGTCCAACTGTGCTGAGGCAGGAGTGGCCTGCAACTGAAATTTGTTGGTTCGGCTTCTCTTTTTATGTTATGGATGAAATGCTGCTGGTCGAGGTGTTGTTTTCCACAGAAAACAGCAGAGGGTGATCTTTCATCCTTGTAAAGCTCCTCTTAATCATCAAGAAAAACGGCGATCAGCAATCACTTGCACTAAGGTGTTTCCTCAGCCGTCATCCTCCTCTGCCGCCGGTTGATAGCCTGCCTCCTCACCCGCCGGTTCCGCCGGTAGGGGTGTGAGGGGGAGGCCCCGATCTACCGGTGCGAGTCATAGTTTCTTCCTCTTGGAGCATTAGATAGGTCTCCATTTGGCGGTGGCGAGACGATGGTGTCGCTGTTGGCATGTAATAAGTTTTGTCTCGATCATGTTATCTTTCGCAGCAGGCAACATGGTTGTTCCGGTCGATGAAGGTTGCTCGGTCTCGGTCTCATCGGAGAGCGTGTGAGGTTCGTGTTCCCCGAGTCCGCCTAGCTGGATCTCGGGATTTGGATAATTTACCCCAGGGTTGTCTCAATGGCTAGTGGTCCCGGCCCCACTCATCAATtcccgccgggggggggggggtaaccaAAGTTAGAAGTAAACTGGGGCAAAAGATCCAATTTCTCTGGGCGTGCTACAGCTCTCTACGCCATTTTCTTCTCCGGGGTGGCAATTCGCTACGCGGATCATGGCCGCCGGTGTCTCCTGGTCTACGCAGATCATGTTTAAGAAACTTTGCTTTGTTGAGACCGAGGCCTAGAGGCAGCAATGAGTATTGCTCACGGTTTGCTCTTGTCGGTGGATGCAAGAGGAAGACTTCGGCACCCCTAAGAATCTGAATGTATTTTTTGATTTCGGTAAGGGTATTTTTCATGAGTTCGTCCTAGTTAATATATAACCTTTGACTGTTTTGCcaaaaaaaatcaagaaagaggCTAGGCTGGAAAAACAATTCATTTTGCTTTGAAATTGATGGGATGTCTACTTCCATCCCTCTAGGAAAAATTACTTGTAATGTCTAATGTGCATGTATTTTTAGTTGAGTTGTAATATGCATGTATTGATTTGTTGtcatcgtcgtcgttgttgttgttgttgttgttgttgttgttgttgttgttgttgttgttgtagacacTTATGACATAAATCAAATGTCACATTGtaaaaagaaaacaaatcacttAACCAAAACATCTATTACCTCTATTCTGAACTATATGTCGCTAGGGGAgaatgacttatatttaggaatagagggactATTTACTTCAATAAAATATTTGCCATGTCTCATAAAATTCCATAGAATTAATAAAAGATATTGTATGTTTCGTTGGGTGTTTTGTCCCGGGAGTAAAtagaagtttttttttcaaaatgccatTTTCCATTTTCATTGTTTAAAAAAAAGATAATTGCCTGGTTAATTGGAGGAAAATCAGGCTAAAACCGATACAAGCCAACCCATATGACATGGGCACCACCGGTCAACCTGGCAACCGGCATGGAACCAAAAACGGCAAAGAAGAAAGACATCCGCTGAGGAGTCACAAGCGTTATCGTCATCACTGGTTGCCTCAAACGGGCGACTCCAGCTTCACCAAAGAGCTCCATCATCGAAGCGAACTCACAAACAGCCGCAGAAACCACGACGGCACATGCAAACGGATGGCCACACGCGCAAGTAACCGACAACTCCGACTTTGACGACGAGCATCGCAAGGGAAATCTGCAGGACTTGCACCGACCGTGCCCTCCGCAAACAACCACCTAGTGCCTGTCATCGTTACCACCTGGACCCGCTCCACCGCAGCTTCGACTTCAAAGCAACCAAGCAACCCACAAaagagcacctcggacacgccAGGAAGAATCGACTACCAAAGTCCACGCCGCAACCCGAGCTCCTCTCGACACCATCATCGTTCCCAAACAGAAATCAGCGCCCCGCCTCAGCAAACCACGCGACGAATATACTGCCATCCACGACGAAGATGTCGCAATCCACCAATCTCTCAGTCATAGCCGACTCCGCGATGTCCCAAAGGAGGAGAAAGACACGAAGACGCCTCCATCGCCCGATCCAGTGTATCTGAGGTTTTCCTCCGGAGCCAAAGTCATGGGGAGGAAGAGCACATCTCAACGACGACGCTTCCAAGAAAGATCACGACACCCAtgggcgccgccgtcgccgactTTAATGAAGGTCGAAGCAAAGATTTCTCCTGGAGATGCGCCGACCACCTGCCGCCACCGACCGCCGCCCACCAGCCACCACCTGTCGAGGCCGACCCCATTCTGGCCGCGGGATCCCACGATCCACCACGACCAAACACACACCACCCCCTGGTCGAAGCCATCGTCCACCACCGCAACACCACCATGGCCACCACCACCGCAGCAACCAACGCCGCGTCGCGACGCGCAACACCCAAATCGATGCACCTCGCACCAGATCCAACCGGAGCCGCGCGAGCGAAGCAGCGGAGCAAACGAGCAAGTTCGCCCACCGCAGCGCACCTCACGCTCCAAAGAAGTACACCCACCACCCCCAGCCGATCATTGCGCCCGTCGCGCGCGAGCCGCCACCGCACCCAGCCGTTGATCTGCGCTCCACGTGCACACCCGGATCCGAGCCCCGCCGCGCGTACGCGTGCTGTCCACGCCCCGGCCACACCGAGAGCCCgggccgaggccgccgccccgcacAGAGCTCCCCTGCTCGTGAGAGGGGCCGCCCGTCGCAGAGAAAGGattgccgccgcccgccgcctgctCCACGAGAGCTTTGCCCGCGGGAGGCGCCGGCGACGACGAGAGGGAGGATTGGATGGGGCGGTCGGAGGTCTTGGCGATTTggtcgccgcccgtgtcgcccatGGGGAGGGATCACGGCGCAGGCAGATGAGGCAGTTAATTCCTCAGTTCATAAAACCGTTGGCAGTTGGCAAGACTCTTTCATAAAACCGTTGGCGGCTGGAACTGGTGGCAAACCCCTCGGCTTAATCCGGATTAAACCCTAGCCAGCGAGCGACCTTTCCCCATGccgctcccttcttcctcctcctccgccgccgccgtcgcggccGGGCCGGCGGCGTCCCCGCTCGCCGCCCGAAGCCGGGACCGCCTCCTCCGCGCGCGCTCGGGCCACGCCGCCGTGGTGAGCTCCGCCCCTCCCACCCCACCCCCTACCCCCGCTCGCCTTCGTCACAGATTGATTTCCTTTTCTGGAGCCCGGGAGCACATTGTTTGCGCGAATGACTGTTCGTCGACGCGCGTGCGCTCTTTCCACTATTTTTGTGTTGATGTGCGCTTCATCGAACGGAAGCAGCTCGATGTATAGTTAGCTTGGTACCAGAACGAACTGCTCGTGGTAGTGTGCTTGAGCGAAATTCATCTTTGTGCATGCAGAGGTGCCAGAGGGTCGATCCTGTGAGGCTGAGGGCGGTCAATGGATCACCCCCCTGCGTTCCGCTGTCCGACAGGTCGCCGTGGACCCCTGCGACGATGCCGATCTTCGGGGACGCAAACATCAGGAAGGACGACACCAGGCTGCGCATCTTCTCAGGAACGGCAAATCCCTCGCTCGCCCAGGTCGGTTGGATCTTCCTTGGAGAAATTCCACATACTATTATCATCGTGTCCTCCTCCTGGTTCCAAGGAGCACActcctttttttttttttgcaagggAAATGGTAAGTGGGTTTAGCTTAGACAAACAACTATGCAAATGTGAACTAAGCTTAAAAAGACATGAACCGTGGAAACCGGAAAGCTATTCTTGAAATTGAATACATCAAGTAGCGAGCTAGTACTTGTTATAAATCCCTCCATGCCAAACTGAATGATTTGTCACTCAATGCCACTCTAAGCtgtatttttcttcttcttggtgTCTTGTGACAGGAAATAGCAAGCTACATGGGTCTAGAACTTGGGAAGATCAACATAAAAAGGTTTGCTGATGGCGAAATATATGTTCAGTTACAAGAAAGTGTAAGGGGCTGCGATGTGTTCCTTGTGCAACCATCATGCCCTCCAGCAAACGAGAATCTCATGGAGCTACTCATCATGATTGATGCATGTAGAAGAGCATCTGCTAAGAATATTACTGCAGTCATCCCTTATTTCGGTTATGCCAGGGCTGACAGGAAGGTAATACTTTTTAAATGTTGGTTTCTTATTTTAGTTACAAAACGGAAGCCTACACCATAGACTTGTCAGTTGTCACGGCTTGCACACCTCTGCTTTTACCATTACTGTGTAACCAAACCAAACTTTCTGAGGTCAAATAAAATCACACCTATATGTGAAAAATACTAGTCGAATGCCTGTGCTTTGCCACAGAGAAAAAAAAGGGAGGCGGCATCATTCATGGTGAGACGAAGCACAAATCAAATGGATTTGAAAATGACACATCGGGTTGTTAGCGGAAACATTGCAGTTTTGAAAATTTCAGTGTAAGAAGAATTCTCATGTAATAAATTTGAGATGAAAGGACTTATGCATTTCCAGAAAAAAACATGAacaattgcaaacatgtttatatTGGGCCATATATGAAAGATAGAAGTACAAGCACGAATAAATGAGCTTTGATTGTGGCATTACAACAGCGAGGATGCATAATCATGACAATTTTCAAAACCAACATGATTCAAATATCTTCTTTCGTTATTTGCCACCATTTCTTTACTTTTCTACTTTCTTTAAGGTCCTACTCTCAGCTTCTCCAAACAGTAACTTGAATCAATATGTCCGTTGCTGAGCAAATGAAGAAAaggaacaaaaaaaacaaaaaaataaataagaagagcCTTCCAGATCTGATGCACAAAATAGAGTTGCACACAATCAAGTCCGTAATACCAATTAAAGATTGCACATGAATGTTTTTTATGCTTACTTACAATCAATCGTCTCATGAAGCATAGGGGCCTCATCACGAGAAGCGCACCATCACAAAGTTACTTAACAAAGAGCGTAATCTTGTTATTAAGCCTAGATGTACAAAAATGGGGCAGAAGTAACACGGTATCTCCCCTTGCCACAAAGCAGAGTATCTTCCATCTAAAAAAACAGAGTACCTCCCTCGCTATAAAATCTACCACTGTAAAAAGGTAGAGTATCTTCCTTTGCTACAAACCAGCTCGTACCCAAGCACAGGAAATCAGACAAATTTTTTGGCCTTTGCTTTGCCTTCTTAGTGCGCTTGATTTGTCATCTCCAGCAAGCACTGTTTAATAACAAAATAATCAATGAGCATGTTATACACTCGGAAGCATATGCACATATATACTGGTATATAAAGATTatcctccctccgttcctaaatataagtctttttagagattccactagagactacattcggatgtatatagacgccttAAAGAGTAtatgttcactcattttgctccgtatgtagtctatagtggaatctcttaaaatacttatatttaagaacagagggagtagacGCAAATTTTCCTTTATTAGATAGGGTTCTAGGTTTTTTGCTTCATCTACCTGCTCACTTAAAAGGACATCAGACAATCACTATTGCGTACATAACTGTCTCTGTTATATTCAGACCAAAAGACCAAGCATGAGGGAGGTGTCGCAGTACCTTTAGAGATTTTATAGTATGAGATGGTATGTCGCAAAGTGTTTTTATCGCTCCTTCAGAGCATTTATCTATGTATCCGTTGGTGTCAGGAATAAATAGTTTGGATGAGACTTTGTTTTGCTTTTTTGTTATTATATTATAATGCTGATCTTGTGCGCCATGATTACCATAATAAGAACGCAAATGATCGCCTCAGCTTCCAACGGCAAACGCTAACAAACTAAACAACCCGATGCTTGGTACGGCACATCAGTATTGGGTCGAGTCCAGAGCGTTGGAAGTCTACCATATGCATGGGTATTTATGAAAAATAATTGATGGAACAAATGTCGTGGAATTGGGGCGGACCACATCGGACGGTGCCGGCCGTGTACTTGCCGACGTCGGCGTTGAACGAGACGGGGTAGGGGAAGAGGAGACAATTGGgagtagggggagggggaggtgAAGGAGGTAGTGAGCTGTTGGGCTGCTACGGTAGAGAGGAGTCAGGAGAGGCGTTCGGAGCGGCCGGTGCCGGCGGCGTGTCAGCATCAGTGGCCACCTGCCCAGTTCGGTTCCATTGTTTGCTCCCCTTTCCTAGAAGGATCAAATGCCTTTTGTTCGATGAGGTGGGGATAGATGGAGCAGGACATAAAAAATAAGGATCTATTTGTAAATGTGAAGTGGGGTTGTCTCCCATGCGTCGGATGCAGATCTGATGGTCGAAAATgatggatggcaggcacaccatccaccaactcggttttttatggGAGTAGAGATTCATAAATATGGAGAATTGAAAGTTAATGCTGAATGCTGAATAGAGCATGTTGTTCTGGCAGGATAATGCATGATCAGGAACTCAGTCTTACTATATATTTCTGGCACGTCATCCTAATATTTACAAAAAAAATCATTGCCATATCTAACATAAGTTTTTTTTTACTTCACTGCTTTTTCAGTCTCAAGGTCGTGAATCTATAGCTGCAAAACTTGTAGCTAATATGATTACTGAAGCTGGTGCAAACCGTGTCCTTGTTTGTGATCTTCATTCAAGTCAGGCCATGGGATATTTTGACATCCCAGTAGATCATGTTTATGGC
Above is a window of Triticum aestivum cultivar Chinese Spring chromosome 6B, IWGSC CS RefSeq v2.1, whole genome shotgun sequence DNA encoding:
- the LOC123135999 gene encoding uncharacterized protein, producing MLSSRSSILPDLLYFTGCLPCPPPPSPRLKSIPFPFPESPNPPAAAVKPSPRRRGEMVLWEITAITAYFLGLRRTYRLALRGQRRLIGPNHPRLRDFVYRRTRSIFDVAVSVHKNIQERDLEVGRNVGNAVLRWLDRMKPSAQIRPHPPGPPGGPPEQLRHLSTMNKAAGAQKPASKTSTHDSSGKMLFSPLNIRPKSFPILPTMMQSTRISVSNQCRRLSSSPFPSVTARRKDMMDGVFRKDIAQLMV
- the LOC123136001 gene encoding ribose-phosphate pyrophosphokinase 1, chloroplastic, translated to MPLPSSSSSAAAVAAGPAASPLAARSRDRLLRARSGHAAVRCQRVDPVRLRAVNGSPPCVPLSDRSPWTPATMPIFGDANIRKDDTRLRIFSGTANPSLAQEIASYMGLELGKINIKRFADGEIYVQLQESVRGCDVFLVQPSCPPANENLMELLIMIDACRRASAKNITAVIPYFGYARADRKSQGRESIAAKLVANMITEAGANRVLVCDLHSSQAMGYFDIPVDHVYGQPVILDYLASKTISSNDLVVVSPDVGGVARARAFAKKLSDAPLAIVDKRRHGHNVAEVMNLIGDVRGKVAVMMDDMIDTAGTIAKGAELLHQEGAREVYACCTHAVFSPPAIERLSSGLFQEVIITNTIPLKEEKNFPQLTILSVANLLGETIWRVHDDCSVGHAPYSTLDID